CACCTTTATAAACATTTGCAAATTTGTAGCATAGAGAAAAAACTGAAAAGGTTCAAGAACAGACCATAAATAAAACCATATGTATATGCCTCCGCTTCGAAGGCAACTAGATAAAGCCTCACCATAAATGTTCACATTTTAGAAGTTGCCTCTACAGCAAAAACCTTTAGCTTTAGTATTACTTCCACATTACTTCTAATAGGCAAACTTTAAAGCATTTGAATTCTCAAGAATTAAATCGAAAAGGTGTGATAAAGCATGCATAAAGCTTCTACTTACTAAGTATAGAATATAAATAGTTTGCAAGCTTCTACGTTATCTCCTCTATCTCCTTGGCTAGCTGCTTTAGTTTCTCAGCCACATCCCTAAGCTTTTGTGGTGCTATACCTGTGAACAACTTTTTGAGTTTTCCAGATACAAGCTCGTATATCTCCTTGGCGTTTTCAGCTGAAGTCTTTTCACCAAGCTCTATAACGAAAAAGCCGTCGTCTAGAGCAGCTCTTCTTGCATCATCTGTAAGCTCTCTAGCAACAAGTATTCTTAGGTGGGGGATTTTCATTAGCTGCAAAACCCTTCCAAATTCCTGATCAACAACACTTCTCCCAACAACATCTCTCCAGTTCTTACACGAAACATAAACTCTGAACTCCATGCCCTCAACATTTCTAACACCCTACACATCAACCTCGATATTACCACCCTTAGCAGGCAATAAAACATCCACATCAACCTTAAAACCAAAGTCCTCCAAAACTTTGGCAACAATACTCTCCAAAACATCTCTAGAGGGTTTGGAAAGCAGAAGCCTATTCTCAAAATCCCTTGCCTCAGCCACGGCTCTTGCTACCGGAGCTTCGAAAGCTTTTGCAGTTCGCAACTGTTGAAGAAGTTGAACAGCCTCTTGAGGAGGCTGCTCAATGAACTTAACCTCATAGTCTTGTGCCAAAATTTTCAGAACCTCTGAGTGAATAGCATGGTTATAGGTGTTAGCAGCTACAAACAGCTTAGAGTTTTGCAGAAATAGCCATAGAGCATATTTGCTTGAGTCATACTGAGGAAGACTATTTATCCACTCCAAAACAGTTTCTGAGGGGGCACCCTTAGTAACCAATAGAGCAATGCTTCCCCGAGGAATGTCGTGCAACCAAATAGATGGGGGCTTAGGCCATGGAAGCAATATTGTTACTATAGGCTTTGAACCCTCTTTTGTAAAGACACATTTATTACCTGTGCAAACACTTTTATAGCCTTGCTTAACAAAAAGCTTTGACACTTCCTGACCGAGGCTCTTAACAGCGTTTTCCTCCAAGATCTTGAGCTCCTTCACAACATCCTCATATACAAATGGGTTTGGCATGCAATTCCACAGAACGCCCTCTATGCTAGACTCCCTACACAGAATATCTCTAGGTAATCCAAAGAACGCTAAAAGATAGTTAATTTTATCATAGCAGTACTCAGAGCCATATCCACATTCTGTTACCAAATTGACCACAGATGTTTTCACATATTCCTCCTTGTCGTACATCTCCCTAAGAATACTACTCACCTGTAGCCTATTGGGGGTTTTAACATAGTCGCTAGCCTTTGCAGCTAAGGACTCAACCTCTTGAATAACATTTGGATAAATACATAAATCATAATAATTGTGTCTTCGAGATGCTGAATTATGTGAATAGCCCAGCAAATACTTAAAGAAGAATCTTCTAACATCACTTAAATCTTCTTTGAGAGCAGCTGATACAGCCTTTGTGAAATTATCGATATCTGATGACGATACACATTTGCTATTACTATAATCACTGTAAACACTAACTCCATATCCTATTCTTTTTCCCCTCCACAAAAACATTATAATACTTGAAGCTACAGCAAGAGACCTCATCTCATTGGATGGAGCGCTAGAAAGTCTCTTTCTAGCCTCCGCCAATATCACAGGAGATATGTATTTGCGATAGGTATAATCCGAAATGAAATTTCCTACCTCAACCTCCTTACCCTCTACAACGACTCTAGTATATCTATATATGCCACTAAATCTGCTTCTCACCTCTATTGCATCAGCTCTTGCAATCTCCTCACCAAAACCCTCTTTGAGCGTTAAAAAAGTGTTGGAGAAAGCCTCATCCTCAAGAGATCTGAAGAACACAAAAACGCCTATTGCATAGGGAAGACCCTTTCTAGCAACCTCATCAACAAGCTTAACTATATCATCTATAGACATTGTTGGACTACTACTCATGATGCCACCAAAAATCTCCAAAATACTCAAATTTTGTGATGAAGCTAAAAGTTTTTGACATAATATAACTATGTTAATTGTTAAAACAAGATGCAAACAGCTTTGTGGTGCTTTGCTGATTTAAGTATCAATAATAGCAATACAATATACCTTTGAGCAACATACCTCATATTCAATTCCAATGTGTAACACCTCTAAGAATATTTTGCATTTATCCCCCACCATCCACATGTGTGTCACATTACAACATATTCAGTAATTTTCATAGATAAACTCATTTGCTATGGGATAGAATTACCTGTGTTAATATCTCCACACTAATTATACTGCATTATATGTGTAGCCTGTTACCTCCTTAGCTATTATTCTTCATCTTCACTACTCTTAATATTTATGAATATGGCCTCCTCCAATTTCCCACACTTAAAGACTTTTAAATGTTATGAAGCCTATTGAAGTTTCTATGAAATTCAAAATCCTTTGGATTTATATCAATGTAAAAGCTTCGATGTAATTGTTGCGACATGTTGATGGTGATAACATATTGCTGCTATTGCTATGTAACGAAACATCTAACTTTGTCTTCATTTATCTAATGCCAGGATCTCTTCTTCAATTTCTTGAAGATGCCAAATCAAAATATCCATAAACTTGTGCCTATCTAAAATCACTAGATAGGGTTCTTTATCCATAAGCTTACTTGAAATTCTTTTCAGATATAGATCTTCAACCAACGGCTTTAGATCATTCATCTCCAAACCTAGTAAATCCAAGGTTTTTTCAAATTCAATTCTCAACTTCTCGGGCTTATCTCGATACTTGTTCTGAATCCCTATCAATTCGCTTAACGCAATTAATACACTTAATTTTTAGGAATACCACTCTCCTCAAGCTTTGCAACGCTATCTTTATACAGTGAATTGCATATAAACTTGAGAAGTTCTGTAGACGCATAAATACAGCTATCTTCACATGCCCTACCCTTAAAGTCGTAAGGTGATATTAGAACCAGTCCTGTTCTCTCCAAATCTTTCAAAGTTTTAACTCCTTCATTGTGAATCTTTGGAAGATTAAAAGCAGAAATACAGAAGTATATCAATTCGCTTGGATAAGGCAGTTCAGAAACCCTATCAATGTCTCGTATTGCTAATAAGAATCCAACATGGGCTAAAGCATCTACATAATTACGTTTTGGTGGGTATACCAGAGAGGCTCCTCTTAAACAGGCCAACGCTGTTATAAATGAAATTAATGGTTTGCTTTTTACAACATTCACAATCTCGTATCTATGTTCATTCACAAGATGTTTTTCATATGCTTTTGCAAGTGAAACTCCCTTATCAGTTAATGTAATTCCAAATACTTTACCTTCTTGATAATTTCCATGAATGCCATATTCATCATGTGCTAGACCCAATGTTACTAAAAGATTTATAACTCTTGGATCCTCAAGCATCCTTTCCACTATAGGCTTCTCCAAAGGATATGGCCAGTAAACAAATCTTGTTGGAACTTGACCCCCCATTAAATGGGCTTTGAGAAGCAGCTTTAGAGCAGGTTCCACAAATTCTTTAATCCCCAACCCCTCTAAAACATTTTCAAATTCGTCTAATGAAGATAGTGGTGGTAGAGGTGGTAGAGAAGCAAGGGCGGGAGGATAATCTAGTGGAACTTTCAAAAGCTTTCTTAACCTTGGTTCAAACCCTTCCAAATCAACTATGTAAATACCGTTGATAGTGGGAATTTCATAGGGTTTCACAACAACTATAAACTTTAGGTCTGCATTAAACTTTGAGAGTTTATCAATATCCTTAGCAAGATCCGAAGTTATGCTAACCTCAACAGCAATAGTTAAAGAATCTTTTTGACCAACTAAATCAATTCTTTCACCAGTTGGCAATCTATATTCTCTTTGAACAGAAAAGCCATAGTGTCTTAGTATTGCTTCAATTATTTCAACAACCCTACCATGAAACTCGCTCCGATGAGACAATCCTAAATCACTAGACTAAAAACTATTCGAAACAAAAATTTATCTTTTATCTCTTGAACATCAAACTATCTTCGAACATATTCTACACGTTCAATACCTTTCAAAATATCTCTCATCTCTCATTATAAAATTTTAACACAAATAGTGTTTAACTATGGACTACGATTATGATGCGTGTTACTATCTATGATTTATTTTAAGAAAGTTTTAAAGCATACCATCGTTTTACACTTCTTCACCTCCTCGGGATTTAAACATCTTCTTTGCAGTCATTAAGATACATAAACATTAATAGATTTCTGTCCAGCAATCTCCTTAATTCTTCACGAAATATGCGGCTTTCAATTCCATCTTTTGGATTCCTTTAACGATGCTGATGGGAAGATGCATATGATTAAGATTTCGCACTTTCAATTCCATTTTTTGGATTCGAAATTGTTCTTGTGTTGATTCAATACTGCATTGAAAATTTAAACTTTCAATTCCATTTAATGGATTCCGATCCTGGTTCTCTTGTTTGAGAGTCTCCATTTGTGGATTCGAAACTGTTCACTATAAAATGTGTTGAATGGGGTATAAAAGCTTTTAAGCTAATTAAGCCAAGGTGATTGCGATGATCATCAATCATCAATGATCTGATGAAACCATCAGTGCAGTGAAGCTATTGCAATGTGGATCATAGAGAGTTTTGTAAAAGAGTTGAGTAAATTGCACACATAGAGAAAATTTTTATGGTTTCATAAAAACTTTTAAAGGGTTTATATATCTTGGCAATGCCTGCATTGCATGTATGGAATGAGAGTAGAGTTGAATGGCTTAAAAATCTATTGCTTTATGTTTTGTGGATTCAGAATTCAAAAAATGGAGTTGAAAGTATATTTATGATTGAGGGTGTTTTGGTGATGTGATTGGTTTTGGTATTTGGAATAGTGGTAGCTCTTGAACATAGTTTTTTCCTAGTTTCAATGCTTCTTCTGCTTTTGCTAATTCTATTCCTAGGTATATTGCATGTGATAGTGATGATATTAATCCTCTTGACAGTATCTCATTTCTGATTGCCTTTGCTGTCTTCCCTTTTATCAGTATCTTGCCTTTTCTTCCTATGTACAAAGCTTTTATATAGCCTTCCTCATGGTCAACAGCTATTTTGAATATTCCCATTGGGTCTAGAGGGTACTGCTTCTCCTCTTCTGATGCAATAACTGTTTCTACTCCTGTTTCCTCAAGCGGTGTTTCAATGCGTTTTTTATCTTTTAGTATTAGAAGTGATATTCCAAGGTTTTTCGGGGGTGTGCCAAGGATTTTTGATAGTGTCGCCATTTGAGATGCTATCTTCGCTTCTCTTGTTGACCCCCTTGTCTTTGTGCTTGCCTCAGTTGTTAAAACAGTGCTAACACCAATTTCCTGGGCTAGTAGAACAAGCAAGGCGTTTGCACCAATGCTATCAGCATCGATAAGCTCAACAACGTTTCCAATACCCATAAACATTGGTATTTCTGGATGCAGCTCTTTGAATTTGTGGAAGGCTAGCATTGAGTTGAATGTTGAGCTTGGTGGATCTAGAATAGCATCTGCTAAAACATTTTCAATTCCTCTGCTTTTCAAATACTCAACTGTTTTTGATAGAAGCTCAACTCTTTCACTAACCTTCTCCGGTATTGAGTTTGTCGATGGATTTCTGGGTATAGCAACAACAGCTATGTCTTTAACACTTCTCTCAACCTTGTCTATGTTACCTAGATGAATATTTATAACCATGTCGCATTCAGCTTCAACACCTTTAACAATCTCACTCGGAATCTCAGTATCTATCGCTATAGGCACATCAAATTCTCTCTTCAAAAACCTCACAACTCTATAGACATCATCTGGTCTTGGATTCAAAGCCTCAAAACCAAGGCTAATACCATCAGCACCACTTTCAACCAGATAGGAAACCCTTTTGTACAAGTCATTGTTTTGAAGCTCGTGAGCAAATGGAATCTCAGAAAAAACTCTTATTGGCGGTGGGCTTATCGGTATACACAACTTTCCAACGTAAATACATTGCCCAATGCTTTTCTCAAGATCATTCAAAAGCTTCGCATTTCTCTCAACAAGCATATTCTGAATAACATCATCTGCAGGAATCTCACTAGACAACATGCTTAAATCATCTAGCTTCAGAAGCTCAGACAAATCAACAGCGTTTACACATCCCTTAACAGCTTTCACACCAATGGCATTCTCAATAACTTTTGCAGAGCCCTTTGCAAGTCCGGGTATCAAAATATAGTCATACATGTCTTTTCCTATGCTTCTAGCCCTAAGCAAATTAGCTATGTACTCAGTTGTCATAAAAGCAGCAACATCTATTGGTGCAACAAAAACTTCAACAAAATGCTTTGTTTTACTAGCTTCAACAGCTTTTCTAACAATTGGCTCAGCCAATCTCCCAGTAACAACAAGTATTCTAGCCACGATGCTCACACAAACTTTTTTCTTCTACAGTTTTTGGGAAAGAGAAACATATATTCTTATTGAATTCAATTCCTTTTGGCAAAGCATCAACATATAGCTATTTAGCTTCCTTCTCATCAACTTCGCCAATATCCTCTATATAGGCTAGGCTATAGTCAAGCTCTGGAACATACCTTAAACGAGCCTTCACATAGGCTTTGCCATATCTAACAACAACACTTATGTCCATGTTTCTAGATCTAAGAGTTGAATATTTATAGGGGTTGTAGTCTTTTGGAATATCAATGCTTATTCTAACCCTTGCCTCACTTTTAAATGGCTGAGACAAAATAGCATACTCAATAACTTTTTCTAGAAGCCTTGCCTCTTCCTCAAACCTTATTGGAATTCCCGAAAACTGGTGAATAGCCATGCCAATTGCTATTCCAGCTTCAAAAGCAGCTCTCTCCCTATCGCTAACCCTAGGCGAAAAATACTTTGCAGCAACATCACTTTTCTCCACGAAAATCCCCAGCCACAAAATCGCTTTGCCTCTATTTAAACCTGCTTATAGCTTTCTTTCATATGCAAATGATTTATAAGCCGATTTACGCTTTGCATAAAAAGGTGAGGATACTGACTCTTGGTATGCGCCAAATTCCTGATGTTCAGCAAGAGCAGCCGAGAATGCCAATACCAATAGATAGAGTATGTGTGAAGAATCTCTACAGAAGAATTTGCTTGAAGAGCTCCCAAAGTGGAAGAGTTTGCCTAGACTCAAAAATTACTGCATGCATTGATTTACCAGCTAATCAGCGTGGAATACATGTTTCAAGATCTGCAGAATCTGTTGTAGAGTCCTTTGCCGATATAGAGTACAGGGATTTTGCAAAGGTTGAAAATGCTTTGGAGAATCTTGTTAATGTTTTGCTCAATAGACATGGATATGCTCTAAGAGCAATGGCAAAACTGGAAACTGTTTATCTTCTTGATTATCGCGATGAGTATGTTGGGATAGAGGATTTGATACCCATAAAAATATTGATAACAGTTAAGAAGAGTAGAGGTGGTGAAGCAGAGTTCAAAATTGGTGTTGGGTTAGAGGGTATGACCGTTTGTCCTTGTGCACAACAGGTTTTTTCACACATGGAGAATATTCAAAGTGTTTATGTTCCATCCCATAGCCAAAGAGCAAAAATGCTTATTGTTGTTACATCAAATAGAAACACAGTTGATATAAGAGACGTTGCAGTTGCTGGATTAAAAGCATTTTCAGCACCACTCTTCACAATTTTGAAGCGTGTTAATGAGTATAGACTTGTTAAAAAAGCTTTTGAATCACCAAAATTTGTTGAGGATGTTGTTCGCCAAGCCATATACAACATCTACTCTATAATTAAAGACAAAGTCGATGACAATACAAGAATAACTGTAAAAGTTGAAAGCTTTGAAAGCATACATCCATATGATCTATGTGCAGAAGCTAGCTACACAGTAAATGAGTTGAAAAAGCTTTTAGAACCAAACTCGTAGCAACAACTATATGCAAAATCTTGAGGAAGCTACCAAGCTGTTTCCACATGATCAATACAGTTGCTGATCTGCTTATAAATTTTTAAAAGTGTAAACCTAGAAACATTTTTTGATGTAAATCAAAAGCTGTTGGGTCCTGCCCCCCTCTGACTTGTGATGAAGCCCCTACCCATGTTCTCAACTTGCTACTCGAATACTAGCGAAGCTCCTCTGTTTCTAGCTGCAACAACATTATATGTGATTGTGTATCCCCTTGCTGTAGCATCGCTAGCAACTTTGGATGCTATTTCAACAGCTTTTGAATAATCTTCAACAATGCCATATACTGTTGGTCCCCAGCTGCTTTGCCCCACACCCTTAGCTCCGTATTTGAGCATTGCGTTGACTATGTGCTCTGATTCTTCACAGCAGAAAACGCCTCCTTGGTACTTGGAGAAGTACTCGCCAACAACAATCTGTAGCTTTGTTAATGCTTTTCCAAATGTGTTGATATCGTTGCTCATTATAGAGGGTATTATGTGAAGCAAAACAAGTTTGTATAATTCAAACTGAATATCTTTTGGAAGAGGCTGTGGATAGTCCATAGCTTTTCTCTCGCTTTTCTCATCAAACCCCCTTCTACCTTTTGGAATAAACACAATTATGCTCCAATTTCTTGGAAAGTCGCATCTGAATATGGGCTTTGGCAAATCTAGTACAGAAGCTGGTTTTTCCACAGGTCCTTCCCCAACTCTTCTACCAGAGTCAACAATAAATCCACCCAATTTGAATGTTGCCATACCTATTCCAGAGTCTCTTCCTCTACCAAGAAGAACAGCTAGCTCCTCAACACCGTAGCCAAATCCAAACAGCTTCGAAACAGCATAGCCAATGCTAAGCATTGTTTGTGTTGTTGAGCCAAGTCCAACATGTCTAGGTATAGCCTCTAAAATTTCAACAAAAACATTTTTTATACCAAGTCTAGACAGCACATGGCTTATGGCATCAGAAACATCAACACTTGTTCTATTCACAACCCTAGGCTCATCAGATTTACACACCCTTGCAACAATTTTTGGTTTTTCAATAGCTAGGCCAAGACCGCCATAGGCTACACCATCTGTGAAAAAGTTGTAGAATCCTAGGTGAAGCCTAGCTGAAGACTCAACAAAAACACAGTTGATTTGATTATTCATAACTTCTCAAAACAGGTTCTTGAGATAAAACTTAATATGTTTTATAGTGCTTAGCTGATTTTGCAGAAATTCAAAGGGTTTTTGCCTTGGCCGTTGCATGGTGTTTAACTGGTGGTGGAGCCTATTTGAGGGAGGTTGTTGACTACATGGTTAAAATAAAGAGGGAAACAAATGCCAAGGTAACTGTGTTCTTTACTAAGTGGGGTTATGAGGTTGCTAGAATTTTTGGTGTTTTGCAAAAGATTAGACTTGTTGCTGGTGGTGGATACTATGAGGAGATTCTTGTTGGTGATGAGGGCATGTACTACATTGGAAGATTGAATAGAAGAAGATATAGTGTTGTTGTTATAGCTCCTGCAACAAGCAACACAATTGCTAAGATTGTTCATGGTATTGCGGATTCTGTTGCTTCTGCAATTTTTAGTCAAGCAGTTAAGAGTGGAGTGCCTGTTGTGGTTCTTCCCACGGATATGCCAAATGAGAAGGGGGTTGTTGTAACTGAAACACCATGCTACATCGACAGAAATATTTGTTTGTATACTAAATGTGGTAGGTGTAGTGCTCAGGAGGCTTGCTCTGTAAAAGCTATAAAGATTGTTGATGGCTTACCAAGAATAGATCTAGGTGTTTGTATTGGCTGTGGGGTTTGTGTTCATAGCTGTATTTATGGAGCTGTTAAGTGTTGGGAGAAGGTGGAGCTGAGACCAAGGGAAACTGATTTGAGGAATATAGAGCTTTTGAAGAAAATTGAAAAAACATATGTTGTTTCATCACCTGAGCAACTATACAAAACTGTTAAGAGAATTGTTTTTGGTGGTGACTAGCTATTTGCATAGCCTTGGGTTTTTAACAAGCTCCTTATACCTCTTAACCAAATTGTTTTTGAATTCCTCAGCTCTTGGATGAGCAACATAATCTGCAACAGTTCCACAAGCCTTGTCTATGCCCATGTGCTTAACAAGTTTTGAGAAATAGCCACCAGCAAGACCTTCACCAATAGCTGCATAGCCTTGCCCAGCCTCTTTGCTTATAGAAGCTCCTTCTAGCATTCCACAAGGCCTTATCTCCATATCTGGTAGATACTCCCTCAAAAGCTTCACAACCAAAGGCACTTTACTGTGTCTACCAGTTAAAACAATTGTTTCAACTTTCTTTGGATTCTTGAAAACTGTTTTCACTTTTGCAATGTCTTTGGCAATGCCCTCAACAAATGATGTGAATAGTGATGCTAAAGGCTCTTCAGAATTCTCATAGGCTTTAACAAAAATGTTTAGGTCATAGGCTTTGGCAAAGTGGAATATACCTCCATAGAACACATCCCATCTTTCCCACTTACCAGCATGAGCAACAATCTCGAGATCGAGAGAACCAGCTGTTAGTGTTCCTATAGATGCTGTTGTTCCACCAACAGCATCAACTATTTCACCATTTTCAACAGCTATAGCAGCGTTGTATCCATAGCCAAGCTCAGCAACAATTATATTCACATCGCTATAGTCAATGCCTTTGTCCTTAGCAAATGTGTGTATAGCTATGAATGTTGCTGCAAGCTTGTCTGCAGTACCCATATCAATTTTATTCAATTTTCTGTAAAATGGAATTGTTGGTAGCAAAACAATTGATGGTATGAAGAAAACTCTTGAACCGTAGCTACCAACAATATGCTTGGCCAGTTTAGCCATAGCAACATATACCTGAGCACCTATCTCGCCAAGCTCAAAACCCCTCCTTATATCCTCTTCACTGCTAAGCAAAAGAATTTCTATAGTGAATTTCTCAGCATCGAAAACCTCATCCCCTCTTGTAACAGGTACTCCATAGCCAGATGGTGCAACAACATAATCTGCACCAACCTCGTTAACAGCATCAATAAGAAGCTCTGGTTTCTTAACAAGCTCCACAGTATCAATACTCTTCTCATAAACAACCCTCGAACCCTCAACACAAACAACATCAAAGCTCTTGGTGCCAGGATCTATACCAACAACTCTCTTAGCCTCAAACACCATTCTCAACACCAATCACATATCTAAACACAGAAGATAAAAATTTAGCTAACATAGCTTTGAGCATGCACAACAACATCATCTATAATCTCTCTATAGACCTTGTTCAAACTACTTCTATACACAACATCTCTTAGCATCAGTATCCTATTCAAATACTCTCTTCTCCTACTCTCATCAGCAAAAACCATTTTAGTATACCACACAAGAGCCTCTATAATAGCTGCAGAAGCTCTTGTGAAAACCCTTGGAATCCTCCTATAAATACCTATTTTAATAGGCTTTAGAAAAACCTCAACAAATTCATCACTAACAATAGAATTAGCGACAACAGTTTCGATGGAGGCGTCGCAAAAGCTTTTAAAACACTCTAAATTCTCGAAGCACTTAAGCACCTCACTTTTATTGAGTACTGCATTGTAGAATAGCACAGGGTTTGAGGATATGCAGACAATGCATTGAATATTCTCAGCTTTTTCACTACTCCTCAAAACCTCATACATTTTAGATCCTTTGAATACTCTGCTATACAAAAAACCGTTTCTAAACCTCAGACCCAGCGCCATGACATGTTTATTACTGTTCCACAGAAAAAGTGCTACAGTCTCAGCATATGTGTTTTCCGAGAAACCAAGCTCGAGAAGAGCTGAGTTAATGTTGCTTTCCAAAGCCATTTTTCAACACCAATCTCATTTAGTTAAGCAAATGAATCTAAACTAATAATCTTAGCTACATTATCTAGTTTTTTGAAAGCGTATGGAGGGCTTCATATCTGTTTTTAGAAGCTTTGCTGATTGGTGGAGTGTTTACCTGGAGATAGTTGATTTGCTTGGTATAGACCGTGGAGCTGAT
The DNA window shown above is from Ignisphaera cupida and carries:
- a CDS encoding DUF1464 family protein; amino-acid sequence: MVFEAKRVVGIDPGTKSFDVVCVEGSRVVYEKSIDTVELVKKPELLIDAVNEVGADYVVAPSGYGVPVTRGDEVFDAEKFTIEILLLSSEEDIRRGFELGEIGAQVYVAMAKLAKHIVGSYGSRVFFIPSIVLLPTIPFYRKLNKIDMGTADKLAATFIAIHTFAKDKGIDYSDVNIIVAELGYGYNAAIAVENGEIVDAVGGTTASIGTLTAGSLDLEIVAHAGKWERWDVFYGGIFHFAKAYDLNIFVKAYENSEEPLASLFTSFVEGIAKDIAKVKTVFKNPKKVETIVLTGRHSKVPLVVKLLREYLPDMEIRPCGMLEGASISKEAGQGYAAIGEGLAGGYFSKLVKHMGIDKACGTVADYVAHPRAEEFKNNLVKRYKELVKNPRLCK
- a CDS encoding DUF447 domain-containing protein; translated protein: MALESNINSALLELGFSENTYAETVALFLWNSNKHVMALGLRFRNGFLYSRVFKGSKMYEVLRSSEKAENIQCIVCISSNPVLFYNAVLNKSEVLKCFENLECFKSFCDASIETVVANSIVSDEFVEVFLKPIKIGIYRRIPRVFTRASAAIIEALVWYTKMVFADESRRREYLNRILMLRDVVYRSSLNKVYREIIDDVVVHAQSYVS
- a CDS encoding dihydroneopterin aldolase family protein, with the protein product MEKSDVAAKYFSPRVSDRERAAFEAGIAIGMAIHQFSGIPIRFEEEARLLEKVIEYAILSQPFKSEARVRISIDIPKDYNPYKYSTLRSRNMDISVVVRYGKAYVKARLRYVPELDYSLAYIEDIGEVDEKEAK
- a CDS encoding beta-ribofuranosylaminobenzene 5'-phosphate synthase family protein, which gives rise to MNNQINCVFVESSARLHLGFYNFFTDGVAYGGLGLAIEKPKIVARVCKSDEPRVVNRTSVDVSDAISHVLSRLGIKNVFVEILEAIPRHVGLGSTTQTMLSIGYAVSKLFGFGYGVEELAVLLGRGRDSGIGMATFKLGGFIVDSGRRVGEGPVEKPASVLDLPKPIFRCDFPRNWSIIVFIPKGRRGFDEKSERKAMDYPQPLPKDIQFELYKLVLLHIIPSIMSNDINTFGKALTKLQIVVGEYFSKYQGGVFCCEESEHIVNAMLKYGAKGVGQSSWGPTVYGIVEDYSKAVEIASKVASDATARGYTITYNVVAARNRGASLVFE
- a CDS encoding GTP cyclohydrolase, FolE2/MptA family, with the translated sequence MQMIYKPIYALHKKVRILTLGMRQIPDVQQEQPRMPIPIDRVCVKNLYRRICLKSSQSGRVCLDSKITACIDLPANQRGIHVSRSAESVVESFADIEYRDFAKVENALENLVNVLLNRHGYALRAMAKLETVYLLDYRDEYVGIEDLIPIKILITVKKSRGGEAEFKIGVGLEGMTVCPCAQQVFSHMENIQSVYVPSHSQRAKMLIVVTSNRNTVDIRDVAVAGLKAFSAPLFTILKRVNEYRLVKKAFESPKFVEDVVRQAIYNIYSIIKDKVDDNTRITVKVESFESIHPYDLCAEASYTVNELKKLLEPNS
- a CDS encoding dihydropteroate synthase-like protein, coding for MARILVVTGRLAEPIVRKAVEASKTKHFVEVFVAPIDVAAFMTTEYIANLLRARSIGKDMYDYILIPGLAKGSAKVIENAIGVKAVKGCVNAVDLSELLKLDDLSMLSSEIPADDVIQNMLVERNAKLLNDLEKSIGQCIYVGKLCIPISPPPIRVFSEIPFAHELQNNDLYKRVSYLVESGADGISLGFEALNPRPDDVYRVVRFLKREFDVPIAIDTEIPSEIVKGVEAECDMVINIHLGNIDKVERSVKDIAVVAIPRNPSTNSIPEKVSERVELLSKTVEYLKSRGIENVLADAILDPPSSTFNSMLAFHKFKELHPEIPMFMGIGNVVELIDADSIGANALLVLLAQEIGVSTVLTTEASTKTRGSTREAKIASQMATLSKILGTPPKNLGISLLILKDKKRIETPLEETGVETVIASEEEKQYPLDPMGIFKIAVDHEEGYIKALYIGRKGKILIKGKTAKAIRNEILSRGLISSLSHAIYLGIELAKAEEALKLGKNYVQELPLFQIPKPITSPKHPQS
- a CDS encoding flavoprotein — translated: MAVAWCLTGGGAYLREVVDYMVKIKRETNAKVTVFFTKWGYEVARIFGVLQKIRLVAGGGYYEEILVGDEGMYYIGRLNRRRYSVVVIAPATSNTIAKIVHGIADSVASAIFSQAVKSGVPVVVLPTDMPNEKGVVVTETPCYIDRNICLYTKCGRCSAQEACSVKAIKIVDGLPRIDLGVCIGCGVCVHSCIYGAVKCWEKVELRPRETDLRNIELLKKIEKTYVVSSPEQLYKTVKRIVFGGD